The following proteins come from a genomic window of Desulfuromonadaceae bacterium:
- the pyrE gene encoding orotate phosphoribosyltransferase — MNDQERNELMTIIRELSYEEKEVTLASGRKSNFYFDGKQTTLHARGGLLVGKAFWEIVKNFGDDIDGVGGLTMGADPIATATSIAAALEGKAVHAFIIRKEPKGHGTGQWLEGRKNLPPGSRVVIVEDVTTTGGSSIKAVERAEAEGLKVCGIVTLVDRQEGAEENIVAQGQVLKAVFTRKQVVG, encoded by the coding sequence ATGAATGATCAGGAACGCAATGAATTGATGACAATTATCCGCGAATTGTCTTATGAAGAGAAAGAAGTGACTCTTGCTTCAGGACGGAAGAGTAATTTTTATTTTGACGGCAAGCAAACCACCCTGCACGCGCGTGGAGGATTGCTGGTCGGCAAGGCCTTCTGGGAAATCGTAAAAAACTTCGGTGATGATATTGACGGCGTTGGCGGGCTGACCATGGGGGCCGATCCGATCGCCACGGCGACCTCGATTGCGGCCGCGCTGGAGGGGAAGGCTGTTCACGCCTTCATCATTCGCAAGGAACCGAAGGGACATGGAACCGGGCAATGGCTTGAAGGACGCAAAAATCTGCCGCCAGGTTCCAGGGTAGTGATTGTTGAAGATGTCACCACCACCGGGGGCTCATCGATCAAGGCCGTTGAACGGGCCGAAGCGGAGGGGCTCAAGGTCTGCGGAATCGTTACCCTGGTCGATCGTCAGGAGGGTGCCGAGGAGAATATCGTCGCCCAGGGACAGGTACTCAAGGCCGTCTTCACACGAAAACAAGTTGTCGGTTGA
- a CDS encoding Crp/Fnr family transcriptional regulator codes for MTTKELLKKCPLFAGTDDADLAALQGVCTIREHSRGDLLFSEGEEARGFYVVASGKVKVYKLSPEGKERILHIVHPGDTFAEAAIFADGAYPAHAEPLEKSQLMFFPKRDFLSLLSSNPRIALNMIAGLSRFLRQFATQIESLTFKDVPARLAHYLLELAGEECSVVQLPISKAQLASNLGTVGETLSRTLRKLADDAVIEVNGRTINILDADRLIDLAEKCRE; via the coding sequence ATGACGACGAAAGAGTTACTGAAAAAATGCCCCCTCTTTGCCGGAACGGACGACGCTGATCTGGCTGCGTTGCAGGGCGTTTGTACAATTCGTGAGCATTCCAGGGGGGATCTGCTTTTCTCTGAAGGGGAGGAAGCCAGAGGCTTTTATGTCGTTGCCTCTGGCAAGGTCAAGGTCTATAAACTGTCCCCCGAGGGGAAGGAACGTATCCTTCATATCGTTCATCCCGGCGACACCTTTGCCGAGGCGGCAATCTTCGCTGACGGGGCTTATCCGGCTCATGCCGAACCGCTTGAAAAGTCGCAGTTGATGTTTTTCCCCAAACGTGACTTTCTTTCCTTGTTGTCTTCAAATCCACGCATTGCATTGAATATGATCGCCGGGCTGTCGCGTTTCCTGCGGCAATTCGCGACGCAGATTGAATCGCTGACGTTCAAGGATGTTCCCGCGCGCCTGGCCCACTATCTACTCGAACTGGCTGGTGAAGAGTGCTCCGTTGTCCAGCTCCCGATCTCCAAAGCGCAGCTGGCGTCCAATCTCGGGACGGTCGGCGAAACGTTGTCGCGCACCTTGCGCAAACTTGCCGATGACGCGGTCATCGAAGTTAATGGCCGGACGATCAACATCCTTGATGCCGACCGTCTCATTGACCTTGCCGAAAAGTGTCGTGAATAA
- a CDS encoding protein-export chaperone SecB, protein MRVLLFPALLSRQRLRCGQRLAACMEEVVNVNCAAILFPFLREALADITRRITRRSGFAAVVIAAG, encoded by the coding sequence ATGCGCGTCCTTTTATTTCCCGCTCTCCTGAGCCGCCAACGACTGCGTTGCGGCCAGCGTCTCGCGGCTTGCATGGAGGAGGTCGTGAATGTGAATTGCGCGGCGATTCTTTTTCCGTTTTTGCGGGAGGCGTTGGCAGATATTACCCGTCGTATTACCCGTCGTTCGGGGTTTGCCGCCGTTGTTATTGCCGCCGGTTAA